Proteins encoded by one window of Actinocorallia herbida:
- a CDS encoding thioredoxin family protein: protein MATVELTKETFEEAFGREGLVLVDFWASWCGPCRNFAPVYERVSAEHPDAVFGKVDTEAERELAAAFEITSIPTLVVARDGIILYAEPGALPEVALKELVGKALELDMDEVRAAVAARQSAGN from the coding sequence ATGGCCACGGTCGAGCTGACCAAGGAGACCTTTGAGGAGGCCTTCGGGCGCGAGGGGCTGGTGCTGGTCGACTTCTGGGCGAGCTGGTGCGGTCCCTGCCGGAACTTCGCCCCGGTCTACGAGCGGGTCTCCGCGGAGCACCCGGACGCGGTGTTCGGCAAGGTCGACACCGAGGCCGAGCGTGAGCTGGCCGCGGCGTTCGAGATCACCTCGATCCCGACGCTCGTCGTCGCGCGCGACGGGATCATCCTGTACGCCGAGCCCGGGGCCCTCCCCGAGGTCGCGCTGAAGGAACTGGTCGGCAAGGCGCTGGAGCTCGACATGGACGAGGTCCGCGCCGCCGTCGCCGCCCGGCAGAGCGCCGGGAACTAA
- a CDS encoding PucR family transcriptional regulator — protein sequence MRGLPGPPSDEPPSGEPPAGGGLPARGLALRGLARGEEPSRLRDALTALGPLAVLVVAPRGTDVPLTDVVITEPGDEATHPAGALVLAIGVRGAAADGLVRAAGRDGATAVALRPGDGTERLLETAEAAGVALLTLTAQARWEQVETVAQAVVGNAVMLPGLDPGDSHGDLFSLAQTIATLTGGIVAIEDSANHVVAYSKSDDGADDMRRESILTRNCPERYLSVLREWGVYQRLRAGEEIVDVPAYEELGLRPRVVAAVRAGSRLLGTIWVQRGLSPLSPRTSEVLRGSARLAALHLVRYRGEASLAAGLREDLAGALIDGRVPAGAVVGHLGLDPCAQMTVIAIDPRAPAEQVDPSRRELRDARTTEIVSVYAAAYRQLALVTHLAGRVYLLLPETSGTTDGAAVTRWVQGLVSALRQNLGTPVQAAIARVVSGMEEVPAARLSADRMLESMVRMGDRAVATFEELHASVVLDEIVGLFRDPAVRDPSLDLLVRHDARHGTDLARSLLLYLDAFGDVAKVAEGLHVHPNTLRHRVRRAVALTGLDLADPDRRLLAMLQLRAARREP from the coding sequence ATGCGAGGACTGCCGGGACCGCCGTCGGACGAACCTCCGTCGGGTGAACCGCCCGCCGGCGGAGGGCTGCCGGCGCGGGGGCTGGCGCTGCGCGGACTCGCGCGCGGTGAGGAGCCGTCGCGGCTGCGCGACGCCCTCACCGCGCTCGGCCCGCTCGCCGTGCTGGTCGTCGCGCCGCGCGGCACCGACGTCCCGCTCACCGATGTGGTGATCACCGAGCCCGGCGACGAGGCGACGCACCCCGCGGGCGCCCTCGTGCTGGCGATCGGGGTGCGCGGCGCGGCCGCCGACGGGCTGGTGCGCGCCGCGGGGCGGGACGGCGCGACCGCCGTCGCGCTCCGCCCGGGCGACGGGACCGAGCGGCTCCTGGAGACCGCGGAGGCCGCCGGGGTGGCCCTGCTGACGCTCACCGCGCAGGCCAGGTGGGAACAGGTCGAGACCGTCGCGCAGGCCGTCGTCGGCAACGCGGTGATGCTCCCGGGCCTCGACCCCGGCGACTCCCACGGCGACCTGTTCTCGCTCGCGCAGACGATCGCCACCCTGACGGGCGGGATCGTGGCCATCGAGGACTCCGCCAACCACGTCGTCGCCTATTCCAAGTCCGACGACGGCGCCGACGACATGCGCAGGGAGTCGATCCTCACCCGCAACTGCCCCGAGCGGTACCTCTCGGTGCTGCGCGAGTGGGGCGTCTACCAACGGCTGCGGGCGGGTGAGGAGATCGTCGACGTGCCCGCGTACGAGGAGCTCGGGCTACGGCCCCGCGTGGTGGCGGCCGTCCGGGCGGGGTCAAGGCTGCTCGGCACCATCTGGGTGCAGAGGGGCCTGTCCCCGCTGTCGCCGCGCACCTCGGAGGTGCTGCGCGGCTCTGCGCGGCTCGCGGCCCTCCACCTTGTCCGCTACCGGGGTGAGGCGTCCTTGGCGGCCGGCCTTCGGGAGGACCTGGCCGGGGCCCTCATCGACGGGCGGGTCCCGGCCGGCGCCGTCGTCGGGCACCTCGGCCTCGACCCTTGCGCGCAGATGACGGTCATCGCCATCGACCCGAGAGCCCCGGCGGAGCAGGTGGACCCCTCCCGCCGGGAGCTGCGCGACGCCCGGACCACCGAGATCGTCTCGGTGTACGCCGCCGCGTACCGTCAGCTCGCCTTGGTGACGCACCTTGCGGGACGCGTCTATCTGCTCCTGCCCGAGACGTCGGGGACGACGGACGGGGCCGCGGTCACCCGGTGGGTCCAAGGGCTCGTCAGCGCCTTGCGGCAGAACCTCGGCACCCCCGTGCAGGCCGCCATCGCGCGGGTCGTCTCCGGGATGGAGGAGGTGCCCGCCGCCCGGCTGAGCGCCGACCGGATGCTCGAGTCGATGGTCCGGATGGGCGACCGCGCCGTGGCCACCTTCGAGGAACTGCACGCCTCGGTCGTGCTCGACGAGATCGTGGGGCTGTTCCGCGACCCGGCCGTCCGGGACCCGTCGCTGGACCTGCTGGTCCGGCACGACGCGCGGCACGGCACCGACCTCGCCCGCTCCCTGCTGCTCTACCTCGACGCGTTCGGCGACGTGGCCAAGGTCGCCGAAGGGCTCCACGTCCACCCCAACACGCTGCGGCACCGGGTGCGCCGCGCGGTGGCCCTGACCGGGCTCGATCTGGCCGATCCCGACCGGAGGCTGCTGGCGATGCTCCAGCTCCGCGCGGCGCGCCGCGAGCCCTGA
- a CDS encoding ABC transporter ATP-binding protein codes for MSALLEVEDLQVAYGKVRAVKGISFSVGEGEIVTLIGTNGAGKTTTMRTLSGLLKPVSGTVVFDGKRLDGMRPHQVVTLGLAHSPEGRHIFPKMTIEENLLLGAYLRKDPGVAEDVQRAYDMFPVLGERRRQAAGTLSGGEQQMLAMGRALMCRPRLLLLDEPSMGLSPLMTQQIMRTVGALREDGMTILLVEQNAQAALALADQGHVMETGSLVLSGTGEELRHDEEVRKAYLGED; via the coding sequence ATGAGCGCTCTGTTGGAGGTCGAGGACCTTCAGGTCGCCTACGGCAAGGTCCGAGCGGTGAAGGGCATCTCGTTCTCTGTCGGGGAAGGCGAGATCGTCACCCTCATCGGCACGAACGGCGCGGGCAAGACGACCACGATGCGCACCCTTTCCGGGCTGCTCAAGCCCGTGTCCGGGACCGTCGTCTTCGACGGGAAGCGCCTCGACGGCATGCGCCCGCACCAGGTCGTCACGCTCGGCCTCGCCCACTCGCCGGAAGGCAGGCACATCTTCCCGAAGATGACCATCGAGGAGAACCTTCTCCTCGGCGCCTACCTGCGCAAGGACCCCGGCGTAGCCGAGGACGTCCAACGGGCGTACGACATGTTCCCGGTCCTGGGCGAGCGCAGGAGGCAGGCGGCGGGCACGCTGTCCGGCGGCGAGCAGCAGATGCTCGCCATGGGCCGCGCCCTCATGTGCCGGCCCAGGCTGCTCCTGCTGGACGAGCCCTCGATGGGCCTGTCCCCGCTGATGACCCAGCAGATCATGAGGACGGTCGGGGCGCTGCGCGAAGACGGCATGACGATCCTGCTCGTCGAGCAGAACGCCCAGGCCGCCCTCGCCCTCGCCGACCAGGGCCATGTCATGGAGACCGGCTCCCTGGTGCTCTCGGGCACCGGCGAGGAACTGCGGCACGACGAGGAGGTCCGCAAGGCCTACCTCGGCGAGGACTAG
- a CDS encoding serine/threonine-protein kinase, which produces MDGWSAPGYTTIETLGEGAHGRVVAAVRDRDGRRVAVKYLTDPARRGAFAIEAGHLAAVRSRNVVRLLDHLEHGDAAALVMDHAPGRPLKELLAETGPLAPEAALLVFQGVLRALEATHRAGIVHRDLKPGNLLVGPKGEVTLIDFGIAVPTGTETDPIGTPAYMPPEQWQALPATPSWDLYAATAVFYECLTGGRPYPARYLAELAAQHLHSPVPDSGDPHLQPLVKAGLAKDPDARVHSAHALLRTVEILARRLYGLGWTRRGRPHFTPAPVPAPFALAA; this is translated from the coding sequence ATGGACGGCTGGAGCGCGCCGGGTTACACCACCATCGAGACCCTCGGCGAGGGGGCGCACGGGCGCGTCGTCGCCGCGGTCCGGGACCGCGACGGCCGTCGGGTGGCCGTCAAGTACCTGACCGATCCAGCCCGGCGCGGCGCGTTCGCGATCGAGGCCGGGCACCTCGCCGCGGTGCGCTCCCGGAACGTCGTCCGCCTCCTCGACCACCTCGAGCACGGCGACGCCGCGGCGCTCGTCATGGACCACGCGCCGGGCCGTCCCCTGAAGGAACTGCTCGCCGAGACCGGCCCGCTCGCCCCCGAAGCCGCCCTCCTGGTCTTCCAGGGCGTCCTGCGCGCACTGGAGGCCACCCACCGCGCCGGGATCGTGCACCGTGACCTCAAGCCCGGCAACCTCCTCGTCGGCCCCAAGGGCGAGGTCACCCTGATCGACTTCGGCATCGCCGTCCCCACCGGCACCGAGACCGACCCGATAGGCACCCCCGCGTACATGCCCCCCGAACAGTGGCAGGCCCTTCCCGCCACTCCTTCCTGGGACCTCTACGCCGCCACCGCGGTCTTCTACGAATGCCTCACCGGCGGTCGCCCCTACCCGGCCCGCTACCTCGCCGAACTCGCCGCCCAGCATCTCCACAGCCCAGTCCCCGACTCCGGCGACCCCCACCTCCAGCCCCTCGTCAAGGCGGGCCTGGCCAAGGACCCCGACGCCCGCGTCCACTCCGCCCACGCCCTCCTCCGCACCGTGGAGATCCTCGCCCGCCGCCTCTACGGTCTCGGCTGGACCCGCCGCGGCCGTCCGCACTTCACCCCGGCCCCCGTCCCCGCCCCCTTCGCCCTCGCCGCATGA
- a CDS encoding oxygenase MpaB family protein has translation MTSGVVPGRATGVEGALARYPERTRVFVEALGWGDPVADAVVADLVAEGRGPGMRRIRRALAEGIGAVPDAPASVVRLFAEIDAEPEWLDRDLLDLASHAYCRHPVAVLTALGTASLVGSYVNGAAVEPLALTRRFTDRGAVRAFETASWLWAAARPGGLARFAPGVAATVRVRLIHAFVRHHILTGLPEGSWDAAELGHPINQADSAYTLIEFSLIPLRVMGRFGIPHTPRERSAIHHLFRYVGYLMGVDPRILPRTERDFAELEEIYHLTGAEPSAYSRELVAELLDVIMPDNLASQAGPLSPVLRRTARPMVHGLARTFAGDQIADRLGVRRNAWRHLPAVMAAPVRAVNVIQHAVPGGMDRKLRRALRFIDATTAATAARLGVGHDLVDASSDHPAAGPPE, from the coding sequence ATGACGAGCGGTGTGGTTCCCGGGAGAGCGACCGGGGTCGAGGGCGCGCTGGCGCGGTATCCGGAGCGGACGCGGGTGTTCGTGGAGGCGCTCGGGTGGGGGGATCCGGTCGCGGACGCGGTGGTGGCCGACCTGGTGGCGGAGGGGCGGGGCCCCGGGATGCGGCGGATCCGGCGGGCGCTGGCGGAAGGGATCGGGGCGGTGCCCGACGCGCCCGCGTCGGTGGTGCGGCTGTTCGCCGAGATCGACGCCGAACCGGAGTGGCTGGACCGGGACCTGCTGGATCTCGCCTCGCACGCCTACTGCCGGCACCCCGTCGCCGTCCTGACGGCCCTCGGCACCGCCTCGCTCGTCGGCAGCTACGTCAACGGGGCCGCGGTCGAGCCCCTCGCGCTCACCCGGCGCTTCACCGACCGGGGCGCGGTCCGCGCGTTCGAGACGGCCTCGTGGCTGTGGGCGGCGGCCCGTCCGGGCGGCCTCGCGAGGTTCGCGCCAGGGGTCGCCGCGACGGTCCGGGTGCGGCTGATCCACGCGTTCGTGCGGCACCACATCCTGACCGGCCTCCCCGAAGGCTCCTGGGACGCCGCCGAGCTCGGCCACCCGATCAACCAGGCCGACTCCGCCTACACCCTCATCGAGTTCAGCCTGATCCCGCTGCGCGTCATGGGACGCTTCGGCATCCCGCACACGCCACGGGAACGCTCGGCGATCCACCACCTTTTCCGTTATGTCGGATACCTCATGGGGGTGGATCCGCGGATCCTGCCCCGGACCGAGCGGGACTTCGCCGAACTCGAGGAGATCTACCACCTGACCGGCGCGGAACCCAGCGCCTACAGCCGCGAACTCGTCGCGGAACTGCTCGACGTGATCATGCCGGACAACCTCGCGAGCCAGGCGGGCCCGCTGTCGCCCGTCCTGCGGCGCACCGCCCGCCCGATGGTGCACGGTCTCGCCCGGACCTTCGCGGGCGACCAGATCGCCGACCGGCTCGGCGTCCGGCGCAACGCGTGGCGGCACCTGCCCGCGGTCATGGCGGCCCCGGTGCGCGCCGTCAACGTGATCCAGCACGCGGTCCCCGGCGGGATGGACCGCAAACTCCGCCGCGCGCTGCGTTTCATCGACGCCACGACGGCCGCGACCGCCGCCCGCCTGGGCGTCGGTCACGACCTCGTGGACGCCTCGTCCGACCACCCCGCCGCCGGCCCCCCGGAGTGA